From the genome of Argentina anserina chromosome 4, drPotAnse1.1, whole genome shotgun sequence, one region includes:
- the LOC126791254 gene encoding prefoldin subunit 5 yields the protein MEKGPPPTSTMSVRGEMEKLSVEQLKAVKEQTDLEVNLLQDSLNNIRTATTRLELASSALHDLSLRPSGKKMLVPLTASLYVPGTLQDPDQVLVDVGTGYFIEKNMPQAKDYCHRKINLLKSNFEQLVEVASKKKSISDEAGFVLQAKLKQMAPAAQ from the exons ATGGAGAAGGGGCCGCCGCCGACGTCGACGATGAGCGTGAGAGGAGAGATGGAGAAGCTGAGCGTGGAGCAATTGAAGGCGGTGAAAGAGCAAACTGATCTGGAAGTGAATCTTCTTCAGGATTCTCTCAACAACATACGCACCGCCACCACCCGCCTGGAGCTCGCCTCCTCCGCCCTCCACGACCTCTCTCTCCGCCCCTCCGGCAAGAAGATGCTCGTCCCTCTTACCGCCTCTCTCTACGTCCCCGGAACCCTCCAGGATCCCGACCAGGTCCTCGTCGACGTCGGCACCGGCTACTTCATCGAGAAGAACATGCCTCAGGCCAAGGACTACTGCCACCGCAAGATCAACCTCCTCAAGTCCAATTTCGAGCAACTCGTCGAG GTTGCTTCCAAGAAGAAGAGCATTTCTGATGAAGCGGGGTTTGTCCTGCAAGCTAAGCTGAAGCAGATGGCTCCGGCAGCTCAGTAG